A genomic region of Mycobacterium sp. Aquia_213 contains the following coding sequences:
- a CDS encoding SpoIIE family protein phosphatase produces the protein MVFRADQEIGLDLAAVDWAGTPIGPVEKWPQSLRTAVNILLSSRFSMWMAWGPELTFFCNAAYRRDTLGRKYPWALGRPASEVWAEIWDDIGPRIDGVLATGEPTWDEALMLILERSGYPEESYHTFSYSALRDDDASIVGMLCVVREDTDRVIAQRRMATLRDLGSDPTVVRTERQMLDHAGRQLANNPYDLPFTTTYLFGDHGEALLAGVSGIAPGHPAAPQILPGGDLSAWPIEKLAHGVTDLIELDSDSPNLPTGAWPEPPVQALVVPLLQQGGAPVGFLVAGLNRYRQLDDGYRGFVELVARYIAAGVGSARSYQAQQQRAEELAELDRAKTAFFSNISHEFRTPLALILGPVDELRGRATGVDEQARHELELVHRNGLRLAKLVNTLLDFSRIEAGRMRARFEPVDLSTVTADLASVFRSAIDRAGLEFTVDCPPLDEPIYLDHEMWEKVILNLLSNAMKFTFEGSIAVTVRRDDADAVVTVTDTGIGVPPAEIPRLFERFHRIEDARARSTEGSGIGLALVKELIGLHGGTIEVDSQEGVGTSFIIRLGFGSAHLPSDEVSAPPAGLPTSGVIAEPYVQEALRWLPGDASAARSDAGTTAMMTAVAPAGKDGERTRVLVADDNADMREYLASLMQTSGYQVTAVSDGQQALDAIRAQIPDLVISDVMMPGLDGLQLLASLRSDPRTAALPVLLLSARAGQEASIEGLLAGADDYLVKPFAAAELLARVRANVELSRLRSHHNRWRAALVDSLQEGFFVCDERGAVIEINAAFTEMLGYGSEQLPYEPPHPWWPDAETDPEGHRQVAGVFDQLLNETQGALAAPVVHRDGHRLWVAANFNHVDDPDTGRRIMVGTVRDITTEHYIVQSQLALGALNQQLAQAETLDETLRGAVGELRQTWNARRVLAVTFARDAPQGDAPALVCAGEPCAWDQLLARHRLLIESLRDSDLLTTIAGEAGTAGISLQHPRGVLVVWIELVEQRPFTSEDHNLLKVLGGRLSQGLHRVYQLDEQRETALALQHAMLGPATLPGGFAVRYHPASHPLQVGGDWYDVVDLDDGQVALIVGDCVGHGLAAATVMGQLRSACRALLLDQLGPSAVLAGLDRFAAQLPGARCTTAFCAVLTLDTGELVYSNAGHPPPIMVHANGTAQQLDGEHGLPLAIRPDWLRPEVRVTMPARSTLLLYTDGLVERRGRSIDEGIASATDLVQDGRSQSLDEVADDLMVRLEPGGGYLDDVAMLLYRQPAPLTMNFAADVDHLAPSRDALRGWLSQVGVEPDQIQYVLTAVGEAVANAIEHGYRGQSEGTVSLRATAVVDALHVTVIDRGSWKTPRTVPGANRGRGITLMRGLVEDITIHSTEAGTTVHLYARIA, from the coding sequence GTGGTTTTCCGGGCAGACCAGGAGATCGGCCTTGACCTGGCCGCCGTCGACTGGGCGGGCACCCCGATCGGGCCCGTGGAGAAATGGCCACAAAGCCTCCGCACCGCGGTCAACATCCTGCTCTCATCGCGGTTTTCGATGTGGATGGCGTGGGGCCCGGAGCTGACGTTCTTCTGCAATGCCGCCTATCGCCGCGACACCCTGGGTCGTAAGTACCCCTGGGCGCTGGGTCGTCCGGCGAGCGAGGTGTGGGCCGAGATCTGGGACGACATCGGTCCGCGGATCGACGGCGTGTTGGCGACGGGCGAGCCCACTTGGGACGAGGCCTTGATGCTCATCCTGGAGCGGTCGGGCTACCCCGAGGAGTCCTATCACACCTTCTCCTACAGCGCGCTGCGTGACGACGACGCGAGCATCGTCGGGATGCTCTGCGTGGTCCGCGAAGACACCGATCGGGTGATCGCGCAGCGCCGGATGGCGACGCTGCGTGACCTGGGCTCCGATCCGACCGTCGTGCGCACCGAACGCCAGATGCTTGACCACGCGGGCCGGCAGCTCGCGAACAACCCATACGACCTGCCCTTCACGACGACCTATCTGTTCGGCGATCACGGCGAGGCGCTGCTGGCTGGCGTCAGCGGGATCGCACCCGGGCATCCCGCGGCGCCACAAATACTCCCGGGCGGCGACCTTTCCGCGTGGCCCATCGAGAAGTTGGCGCATGGCGTCACCGACCTGATCGAGCTCGATAGCGATTCACCCAATCTGCCCACCGGCGCCTGGCCGGAGCCGCCCGTTCAGGCGCTGGTGGTGCCGCTGTTGCAGCAGGGCGGAGCACCGGTCGGATTCCTGGTGGCCGGGCTGAACCGGTACCGCCAGCTCGACGACGGCTACCGTGGTTTCGTCGAGCTCGTGGCCCGCTACATCGCCGCGGGTGTGGGCAGTGCGCGGAGCTACCAAGCTCAGCAGCAGCGTGCCGAGGAACTGGCCGAACTCGACCGGGCGAAGACGGCGTTCTTCTCGAACATCAGCCACGAATTCCGCACTCCGCTCGCCTTGATCCTCGGACCGGTCGATGAGTTGCGCGGCCGGGCGACCGGGGTCGATGAGCAGGCGCGCCACGAGCTGGAGCTCGTGCACCGCAACGGCTTGCGGCTGGCGAAGCTGGTGAACACACTGCTGGATTTTTCGCGCATCGAGGCGGGGCGAATGCGGGCGCGATTCGAGCCCGTCGATTTGTCAACTGTCACAGCGGATTTGGCGAGCGTGTTCCGCTCTGCGATCGATCGGGCCGGACTGGAGTTCACGGTGGACTGCCCGCCCCTCGACGAACCGATTTATCTGGATCACGAGATGTGGGAGAAGGTGATCCTCAACCTGCTCTCCAATGCGATGAAGTTCACCTTCGAAGGCTCCATCGCGGTGACCGTGCGCCGCGACGACGCCGATGCCGTGGTCACCGTCACTGACACCGGGATCGGCGTACCTCCTGCCGAAATCCCCCGGCTCTTCGAGCGTTTCCACCGCATCGAAGACGCACGCGCGCGCTCCACCGAGGGCAGCGGAATCGGGCTGGCTCTGGTCAAAGAACTCATCGGGCTGCACGGCGGCACCATCGAGGTGGACAGCCAGGAGGGCGTCGGGACCAGCTTCATCATCCGCCTGGGCTTTGGCTCGGCGCATTTGCCGAGCGACGAAGTCTCGGCGCCACCGGCGGGCCTTCCGACATCCGGCGTAATCGCCGAACCGTATGTGCAGGAAGCCTTGCGCTGGCTCCCGGGCGACGCCAGCGCCGCACGATCCGATGCCGGCACCACGGCAATGATGACCGCCGTTGCGCCCGCCGGGAAAGACGGTGAGCGGACGCGCGTGTTGGTCGCCGATGACAACGCCGACATGCGTGAGTACCTGGCCAGTCTGATGCAGACGTCGGGCTACCAGGTCACCGCTGTCAGCGATGGGCAGCAGGCGCTGGATGCCATCCGCGCCCAGATTCCTGACCTCGTCATCAGCGACGTCATGATGCCCGGGCTGGACGGTCTGCAGCTGCTCGCGTCGCTGCGAAGCGATCCGCGCACCGCTGCGTTACCCGTGCTCTTGCTGTCGGCGCGGGCGGGACAGGAAGCCTCCATCGAAGGCTTGCTGGCCGGCGCCGACGACTATCTCGTCAAGCCGTTCGCGGCCGCCGAGCTTTTGGCCCGGGTGCGCGCCAACGTCGAACTGTCGCGGTTGCGCAGCCACCACAACCGGTGGCGCGCGGCCTTGGTGGATTCGCTACAGGAAGGGTTCTTTGTCTGCGACGAACGCGGTGCCGTCATCGAGATCAACGCCGCCTTCACCGAGATGCTCGGGTACGGCTCCGAACAGCTGCCGTACGAGCCGCCCCACCCATGGTGGCCGGACGCCGAGACCGACCCTGAAGGTCACCGGCAAGTCGCGGGGGTCTTCGACCAACTGCTGAACGAAACCCAAGGCGCCTTGGCGGCTCCCGTCGTCCATCGCGACGGTCACCGACTGTGGGTTGCGGCCAACTTCAACCATGTGGACGACCCGGACACCGGGCGGCGAATCATGGTTGGCACCGTGCGCGACATCACGACCGAGCACTACATCGTGCAGAGTCAGCTTGCCCTGGGGGCACTGAACCAGCAACTGGCACAAGCGGAGACGCTTGATGAGACGCTGCGGGGTGCGGTCGGAGAACTACGGCAGACGTGGAACGCGCGCCGCGTTCTGGCCGTGACGTTCGCCCGCGACGCTCCCCAGGGGGACGCACCGGCGCTGGTGTGTGCCGGCGAGCCCTGTGCCTGGGACCAACTGCTGGCGCGCCACCGGCTGCTGATCGAGTCGCTCCGCGATTCCGATCTGTTGACCACGATCGCCGGAGAGGCTGGTACAGCAGGCATCTCGCTGCAGCATCCCCGCGGCGTGCTCGTGGTGTGGATCGAGCTGGTGGAACAGCGCCCATTCACTTCGGAGGATCACAATTTACTGAAGGTGCTGGGCGGGCGGCTCAGTCAAGGCCTGCACCGCGTCTACCAATTGGACGAGCAACGCGAGACCGCCTTGGCGCTGCAGCACGCGATGCTCGGCCCGGCGACTCTGCCGGGAGGCTTTGCGGTCCGGTATCACCCCGCCAGCCATCCGCTGCAGGTTGGCGGTGACTGGTACGACGTCGTCGATCTCGACGACGGGCAAGTCGCGTTGATCGTCGGTGACTGCGTCGGCCATGGCCTGGCTGCCGCGACGGTGATGGGTCAGCTCCGCAGCGCATGCCGTGCACTGCTGCTCGACCAGCTCGGTCCAAGTGCGGTTCTCGCCGGTTTGGACCGCTTCGCCGCGCAGCTGCCCGGGGCGCGCTGCACGACCGCGTTCTGCGCGGTGCTCACCCTCGATACAGGGGAGCTGGTGTACTCCAATGCTGGGCACCCACCGCCGATCATGGTGCATGCCAACGGAACTGCCCAGCAGCTGGATGGCGAACATGGGCTTCCGCTGGCGATCCGACCGGACTGGTTGCGACCCGAAGTCCGTGTCACGATGCCGGCACGGTCGACGTTGTTGCTTTACACCGATGGTCTGGTCGAACGCCGCGGTCGTTCGATCGACGAAGGCATCGCCAGCGCGACCGATCTTGTTCAGGATGGCCGTTCCCAGTCGCTCGATGAGGTGGCAGACGATCTGATGGTCCGCCTTGAGCCGGGGGGTGGCTACTTGGATGACGTGGCCATGCTGCTCTATCGGCAGCCCGCCCCCTTGACGATGAATTTCGCCGCCGACGTCGATCACCTCGCCCCGAGCCGTGATGCGTTGCGCGGCTGGCTGTCCCAGGTCGGGGTCGAGCCCGATCAGATTCAATACGTGCTGACCGCCGTCGGTGAAGCCGTCGCCAACGCGATCGAACACGGTTACCGCGGCCAAAGCGAGGGCACCGTTTCGTTGCGCGCGACCGCGGTCGTCGACGCACTGCACGTGACCGTCATCGACAGGGGCAGCTGGAAAACCCCGCGCACCGTCCCCGGAGCCAACCGAGGCCGCGGTATCACCCTGATGCGAGGCCTGGTGGAGGACATCACGATTCACTCCACGGAAGCCGGCACCACAGTTCACTTGTACGCGAGGATCGCCTAA
- a CDS encoding STAS domain-containing protein, translating into MAAELTLNTDHGPDGRPRVTATGEIDLSNVARLIEALNTASAGTRRPITIDLSTVRYLDSAGINALFDHADKVDGLHIIVHRLLVRVLTISGLDKVATLEAAPVDGDSA; encoded by the coding sequence ATGGCCGCAGAGCTCACGCTGAATACCGACCACGGTCCTGACGGGAGGCCCAGGGTGACCGCGACGGGGGAGATTGATCTCAGTAACGTCGCCCGGCTCATCGAGGCACTCAACACGGCGAGCGCGGGGACCCGACGCCCGATCACCATCGATCTCAGCACGGTCAGGTATCTCGACAGCGCGGGAATCAACGCGCTTTTCGACCATGCCGACAAGGTTGACGGGCTGCATATCATCGTGCACCGCTTACTGGTTCGGGTCCTCACGATCAGCGGCCTGGACAAAGTTGCGACCCTCGAAGCTGCGCCAGTAGACGGAGACAGCGCGTAA
- a CDS encoding Type 1 glutamine amidotransferase-like domain-containing protein, with the protein MPQFQPLYLLADSQLLFWKQRGRPLLEAALDGLARDTQLSAAYVGASNGDRPEFYEIFEAAMDAIGIANRRMIDSSFGPDDRGFLAGAQLVVLAGGDVRLGWTTFEKTGMKDAILGRHADGAILVGISAGAVQLGEYGIVETPESSVTELLDVFKLVPAVVDTHDERVNWARLSHTIQSLQGAAIGLGIPSGSGVIIHPDGSIEPLRGPAHQFRYDGRQVTHSLLRVED; encoded by the coding sequence ATGCCACAATTCCAACCGCTCTATCTACTGGCGGACAGTCAGCTGCTGTTCTGGAAGCAGCGGGGCCGACCGTTGCTGGAGGCGGCACTCGACGGGTTGGCTCGCGATACACAACTCAGCGCGGCCTACGTCGGTGCGTCCAATGGGGATCGGCCAGAGTTCTACGAGATCTTCGAGGCGGCGATGGATGCGATTGGCATCGCCAACCGTCGCATGATCGACTCGTCGTTCGGCCCAGACGACCGCGGCTTCCTGGCAGGCGCCCAGTTGGTCGTCCTCGCCGGCGGCGACGTCCGCCTCGGCTGGACGACGTTCGAGAAAACCGGAATGAAAGATGCGATCCTTGGCCGGCATGCCGATGGAGCGATCCTGGTGGGCATCTCGGCCGGCGCGGTCCAGCTCGGTGAATACGGAATCGTCGAGACACCGGAATCCTCGGTGACCGAGTTGCTCGACGTGTTCAAGCTCGTGCCCGCGGTCGTCGACACGCATGACGAGCGTGTCAATTGGGCGCGGTTGTCGCACACGATTCAATCGCTGCAGGGCGCGGCCATCGGGCTCGGAATCCCCTCCGGGAGCGGAGTCATCATCCACCCGGATGGCAGCATCGAGCCGCTGCGCGGACCCGCGCACCAATTCCGCTACGACGGACGACAAGTCACGCACTCACTGCTGCGCGTCGAAGACTAA
- a CDS encoding MFS transporter encodes MRTGRAEGQSTIGSAVIQDQEHADGGKPSTWAPLRNPVYRGLFVAQFISNIGTWMQAVAAQWFLVEQHSPDVIVALVQTASLGPTLLLGLFAGVLADLFDRRRLLIVLQSYAVLVALALALMTNLGRLTPTALLLFTLAIGFASALTGPAWQAIQPEVVPREQIPAVSVLGSVSANSTRAIGPAIGGIVVAWLGPAAVFAINAVSFSAIIIALRVWNRPKQIVPLERERIGPAIITGLQYIENSPIFRRILLRTALFLFPASAILALLPVAAAHKWHLGAGGYGVALGAIGFGAILGVIAAGPLHDRMSDNVLLAVSAVAYGLAPLAVVWMPFAAAIPFLMLSGMAWLITLTSLNAAAQLSLPRWVRARGLSVYLLVSTGSQALGAYIWGALATRWGLDDAMLWSAAVLGGAALSVAVLPLRPCTGTESVEVSSAWPTPTLVFEPCPQDGPVLVAVRYQVPPENLDEFIEAMREVRQSRLRTGGHSWRLYHSVEEPNSFLERFTVTSWSEFERQRTERWVDVDHDGVTKAVSYTVDKTRRHEYYVALRTRK; translated from the coding sequence TTGCGCACTGGCCGAGCAGAGGGGCAGTCGACCATCGGTTCAGCAGTAATTCAAGACCAGGAACATGCCGACGGGGGAAAGCCGTCGACGTGGGCACCGCTGCGCAATCCCGTGTACCGGGGCCTGTTCGTCGCGCAGTTCATCTCCAATATCGGGACCTGGATGCAGGCGGTGGCGGCCCAATGGTTCTTGGTGGAACAGCACAGCCCAGACGTCATCGTGGCCCTGGTTCAGACGGCGAGTCTGGGACCGACACTGCTCTTGGGATTGTTCGCCGGTGTGCTTGCCGATCTATTCGACCGGCGGCGGCTACTGATAGTCCTGCAGTCGTATGCCGTGCTGGTAGCGCTCGCTCTGGCACTCATGACGAACCTTGGTCGGCTTACCCCGACCGCGCTTCTGCTGTTCACCCTGGCCATCGGCTTCGCTTCCGCGCTCACCGGACCGGCGTGGCAGGCAATTCAGCCTGAGGTCGTCCCGCGCGAGCAGATACCCGCGGTGTCGGTTTTGGGCAGCGTCTCGGCCAACTCCACTCGCGCCATTGGACCCGCGATCGGCGGCATCGTCGTGGCGTGGCTCGGCCCCGCGGCGGTCTTCGCGATCAACGCGGTGTCGTTCTCCGCAATCATCATCGCGCTGCGGGTGTGGAATCGGCCCAAGCAGATCGTGCCCCTCGAGCGGGAACGCATCGGCCCGGCCATCATCACCGGACTGCAATACATCGAGAACAGTCCGATCTTTCGCAGGATCCTTTTGCGCACAGCCCTTTTCCTGTTTCCCGCTTCGGCCATACTGGCTCTGCTCCCGGTGGCGGCCGCGCATAAGTGGCACCTGGGAGCCGGCGGCTACGGTGTGGCGCTGGGGGCCATCGGTTTTGGCGCCATCCTCGGGGTCATAGCTGCCGGGCCGTTGCACGACAGAATGTCGGACAACGTGCTGTTGGCGGTGTCGGCCGTCGCGTACGGCCTGGCACCGCTGGCGGTGGTCTGGATGCCGTTTGCTGCGGCGATTCCGTTCCTGATGCTGTCGGGGATGGCGTGGCTGATCACGTTGACGTCATTGAACGCCGCAGCGCAGCTGTCGTTGCCGCGCTGGGTTCGGGCCCGCGGGTTGTCCGTTTATCTCCTGGTTTCGACCGGATCTCAGGCACTTGGCGCTTATATCTGGGGTGCCCTCGCAACGCGTTGGGGACTTGACGACGCGATGCTCTGGTCGGCGGCGGTGCTGGGCGGCGCCGCTCTCAGCGTTGCCGTGCTTCCGTTGCGGCCGTGCACCGGGACGGAGAGTGTCGAGGTTTCCAGTGCCTGGCCGACACCAACCCTCGTGTTCGAACCGTGCCCGCAAGACGGTCCGGTGCTGGTAGCCGTCCGGTACCAAGTGCCGCCGGAGAACCTCGACGAATTCATCGAAGCGATGCGGGAGGTCAGGCAGTCCCGGCTGCGAACAGGCGGCCACAGTTGGCGGCTGTATCACAGTGTCGAGGAACCAAACTCGTTCCTCGAGAGGTTCACCGTGACGTCCTGGAGCGAGTTTGAGCGCCAGCGCACCGAGCGCTGGGTGGATGTCGATCATGACGGCGTCACGAAGGCGGTCAGCTATACGGTCGACAAAACCCGGCGGCACGAGTACTACGTCGCGTTGCGTACGCGCAAGTGA
- a CDS encoding GNAT family N-acetyltransferase, which translates to MQAISGTVRSASPQDAAACVAIYRPYVENTMISWELEAPSPDEMASRIANAQKAHEWLVLEHDDQVIGFAYGHALISLPSFKWSCETGIYISGDRHRAGWGRRLYAEVLHRLGERGYRRVFAGITQPNEVSNAFHRSFGFEDVGAWPRVYFKNDRWHDVAWMQLDLGPGEQQGPPGPISQ; encoded by the coding sequence ATGCAAGCGATCAGCGGCACTGTGCGTTCGGCCTCCCCGCAGGACGCGGCCGCTTGCGTTGCGATCTACCGGCCCTATGTCGAGAACACGATGATCAGTTGGGAGCTCGAGGCCCCGAGCCCTGACGAGATGGCTTCGCGCATCGCCAACGCCCAAAAGGCGCACGAATGGCTCGTTCTCGAACACGACGATCAGGTCATCGGGTTCGCCTACGGCCACGCGTTGATCAGCCTGCCCTCCTTCAAATGGTCATGTGAGACCGGCATCTACATCAGCGGCGACCGTCACCGCGCGGGTTGGGGCCGCCGACTATATGCGGAGGTGCTGCACCGGCTCGGCGAGCGCGGCTACCGGCGGGTCTTCGCCGGGATCACCCAACCCAACGAGGTCAGCAACGCATTTCACCGATCCTTCGGGTTCGAGGATGTCGGCGCCTGGCCGCGGGTTTATTTCAAGAACGACCGCTGGCATGACGTCGCGTGGATGCAACTCGATCTGGGCCCTGGCGAGCAGCAGGGACCGCCGGGTCCAATCAGCCAATAG